The following is a genomic window from Choloepus didactylus isolate mChoDid1 chromosome 5, mChoDid1.pri, whole genome shotgun sequence.
AAGCATTGTCTTGTAAGGCTCCTATCTCATGGGAGGCGTCTGTCTTCAAGCAGGGGGGTGGACCAGTTCTGTAAGCTGAGGGTTCAGAAGTATCCAAGGATTCGAGATTCTTGGGTGCACCTGCCCAGCTGTCCCTCTCCCAAGTCTCCTTCCCCCTGGGGCTTACACTCGGCTGTGGGAAACCTGCCCGTCAAAGCCAAGAAGCAGAGGTATCGGGAAGCTGATtcgagataaataaaaaaaaaaaaaaaaacggactTCTATCAAATcgtatcaaaaattatttttggaagaACTTCCCATTGGTTAGAGCCTCCCCTAATGAAGTACTGAGCACAGCAACACTGGGTTGTCTTAAACAGCTGTTCTCCGTGAAGACGGACGGGAACACCACAGGCGAAATAGCCAGTGCATGTGAGGACAGTCTGGCTCTTGTCTTTCATCTAGTTGAGGAGCCAGGGTGATGCAGCTGATGCAACGGGCTTGTCAGATGTGCCCTTCCTTTCCCACTGTTTCATCATATTTATCCTCCTGTGGCGTGCGCTCGAGTTGGTAGGATTCGTTAATCGATGTAGCATCCCATGACATTTCAACTCCCACGGGCTGTGGGCTGGTCACTGATGTTGCTGTGGAACTTACCGGGACAGAGCAGATTCACGCAAGGCGGACACAGAAGGGCTGTTGTAAGAACAGTCCAGGAGGCACTCTCTAGCCCATCTGGCAGGATGATAgctgtaatttttctttattgatacAAAATTGCTTTACTAAGAAATAGAAGTATTTTACAGCCAGAAGTCCCAAAGGAGTGATGGCATGCCCCGTAATGAAGAAAGTAGAatcctctttggagaactgtGAACCTGAGTTTGAAGCATCATGGCCAGATTTTGGATGTCATTTAAAAAAGAGGCAAGATAGTGGTAGTGACGTGGTGTCATGCCAGGCCCCGCAAAGGCCAGGAGTGATTCCGGAACAATCTGGAAATAGAATGGGCTTTTATTTCAGGAACCCACCTTAGTCGATAAGCTTTAGTGCCCACATGAATGATATCACAAAATTGAAAATGGATCTGTGGATACAAAATTAGAAGGAATCGCTAATATAGAGTATATCATTGATTGTAATTCAAACAGTTTTTAGCAAATGAAACAAGGTAGAGGTAATACAGTGAAATTTAATACTGAGCAAGTGCCTGCATTTGGCTAACAGCAGATCTTTAGAAACATTCAGGATGCTAATTGATGATAAGTTAAATGTGAGCAGGCAATTTGACATGCCGCTTATTTATTATTAGACTGCTCTAATTGTCAGAGGGGGTTCCCAGCCCTCTAGAGATTGGAAAACGATTAcacaattttgttttattcctgCTGCCCCCATGTTAATCTTAAAACTTCCCTCTGGAGCTGCTCAGCACACCCTGACAGCCACCAGCCCCGGGTACTGAATTCCAGCCCTGCTCTTGCCCTGCAGAAACCTTGGGCTGTCATTTAGTGGACCCTCTCATGGTGTGAGATAATTCAGGATAGCAGttaattttcccatttctctcGTGCAAGGCTTTCTGAGCCCCAGGATTGTTGTCTGTGCAATGCGGCTGGTACCCCCACGGATGCCGTGAGAATTGTGGGGTGCGACCTGTATGGGGTGCTCCTGGTGTACCATTGGGCACATGGTGGGAGTGCGGACATCAGGGCTTTccattccttccctttctctttcctttagcCGGAAGGGGGGAAACGGTCAGTTCTGAAAGGTGATTGTCAAGCCTTCACCTCAATGTTCCTGAGAGTTTGTTTCACACAACTGGGTGAGGAAGAATGTTCTTTACCCTTGAAATAGATAAAAAGCAAGAACAGCAGGGGGcttctcctcttccccctttctCGTCTCCTCCCTTCGCTCTCTCTGACATGTCGAAGTCACAGCAAAAATATTATTCTGAATGTATAGCTTTAGCCTTCCCAGCCCTGCTGTTGATGTCGATTCCTGGGTTCGAAAGGTCCTAACTGCCAAGTTGAGTGACTGCATgattcagtttgggtttgtccAAGTGAAACAGACTGGCAGGGCACTTGCAAACTGACACCCATAATAAGCTTATAATTTAACACTGAATAGCTGTAGACTcaagatgaactcctcaggcagcgaactggcaactcccaGTGAAGGTAttcaaagaactcctcaggaaacgctcactggctagccgaagaagtgaaggtccactatctttctcgcttaaaagtcttcaactaaattggattaaatccagctgattgaattctcttactgcagaagacatgccctttgctgatataatcagtcacagcagcagccaattgactgatgatttaataaatcagccttctggtttattacccatccacaaatgtccttgcagtatcggataggccagtgcttgcttgaccagacacctggacaccatcacctggccaagttgacacatgaacccaaccatcacacaaaGTGATCAAATCTAGCATCACTTCAAATGGAATAAGTTAAAATTCATGACTCCAAAGTAATATTTTAGAGAagtggagggaggaaaaaaagctcttttttaaatgtagaagaaatggtaGAGTCAGAAAGTCATTGTTCTGCCGCATCCCTGTAATAATTCAGGCAAGTCTGTCTTGAACTAAAGAGCAAGATGGATGTATTAAAGGAGAATCAATAGACACAGCATccaaataaaataacatgaaCCGTGGCTGGATCACCTTGAACTTGTGGAGGGATGTGAACTTACAGAGTTGTGGTACTGGGTGTGGGCTGTGGGGACTGACTGAAAAAAGGGCATGAGAAGACTTTATGGGATGATAGAAATCTCTGTGTATTAATAGGGGTATGGGTTGCTTGGGTATATGTATTTGTTAAAACTGAAAGGTATGTTTAGGATAATGCACATTTCactatatataaattatacctcaaaaataacttttcaaaaatCCTTGAAAGATAAGATAGTGCACCATGAAACAAGAACTGGATGCTTCGAAAGAAGTAGGGACAGTTGGAAAAAAACAGCTCATGGAAATTAAAACtatgataataaaaatgaaaaattcagcaGAATATTGAGGGACAAAGTCAAGTATGTTTCTCAGAAAAGAGAACCAAAAGATAAAGAGTTGGGAAAATGAGAAAGTTAGAGGACCAATCCTGAAAGACTTATAAGAGTTACAGAAAGCAGAACTTTTCTCGTAGTAACAGTTCTTCTATATTAGAATGGAGTGCCTTAGAAAGTGTTGTGTTGCCCATCTTGGAAATATTTAGACAAAGAATTAATGATCACAAATCAGGAATGTGGTTGGGGAGTGGTTCTGCAATGAATAGAAATATGGACATGTCCCCTTCCTCCAGTCATGTCTGAGAATGCCAGGATCAGATCTTAAACAGTCACTGCTAACAGTTCTGGAAGTTAGTTCTGATGTTAGATCACGTAAGTGTCAGGATGCAACCTTCACGTCCACTTCTGACTTTTTTCCAAACTTTGAGATTGATGAAGTTTCTGAACTTGTTAACTAAATCATGTGATTAAGCTCACTGGTTACCCTGTCACTGAGGTACTGCTCACACTTTAACACTTCTGGCCATCAGTCTTACAAAAACGTAcagtaactttcaaattacaatttaacaagtagctatagagcaaatttcaaaggctgCTATGGGTTATAGTCCGACCAtttctcagttctttccttctagctagtctaagattctagcaactgagaaaaagaaaattaaatagagattcagtattcataatcatttgttaaattccatcttgtctgttgctaccccttcctcttgtttaatcactttcccagtcttcagggatgtctaggcagtgaccaccctaacctgttcatgttgaaaaggggtgtaaTTTGCTGCACTTTCGATGACATATAACAGCAGGCAATGGCGAGGCTGGTCCTTACCCAGCAGAGATTTCTGAAAGAACACAGGACACATTTCTAGCATAGGGGAACCTGCTTTGCACCCAGAATCAAGACCGGCAGAGCTGAGCCCATGAACACGAGCTCCCAACCTGTGCCGTCTCCAATGTCAATCACAGCATCAGGTTAACCTTCCATTTCTCATGGCACTTTTTCCCTTCGATTTCTTTCAGTACTTAGGGCAGTTAACATCTATACCAGGATACCTGAATCCCTCCAGTAGGACTGAAATTCTGCACTTCATAGACAACGCAAAGGTAATCACACCCCGCTTCAGCCTCTCCTGGAATCCCAGGCCTACCCCGTGCTTTGTCCTTTTCCCCTTGGCCTTCACCTTTGTGATGGGCGGTCCAGTTTCACTGCATTATAGATGTGCTTTCCTTTTGGCTATAAGAAGTGTCCCTTAGTCTGAAAATTATTCACCAGACTTGCTCCATGTGATTTGGGGGCTGCTTCCAAAATGTAAATCTTCAAGATACTGTGAACAGAAGGCCCCAGGTCTGTTGCAGAAGCATCCCCCAAACAGTTCCAGCCCTGGCAGCCTCCCCGgagtctgtgtgtctgtgttgaGAGGACGGCTCCCTGTTACGAAGCACTGGCCGTGTGAATTAGATTCAGAGGCGCCCAAGGAGAGTGTCCCTGGGAGGGCAGCCCTGGCCACAGCCGCCGCCGAGGTCCCACCCTCCTGATAGCCTGTGGTTTGTTTCCAGAGAGCTCACCAGCTCCCTGGACAGCTGACCCAAGAACACGACGCTGTGATCAGCCTCTCTGCCTACAACGTCAAGCTGGCTTGGCGAGACGGGGAGGACATCATCCTCAGGGTCCCCGTCCATGACATCGCAGCCGTCTCCTACGTCCGCGACGATGCTTCGCACCTGGTGGTCCTGAAGACAGGTACGTACCTGGGGGGGGGTTCAGCGCCAGGAGGGGCCTCGGGCAGAAGCAGCCGTGCCCTGGTCCCTGGGAGTGGACCCAGCCATTTAATGCCGCTGTGCAAACAGGTTTATGGCAGTATCTGGGGTCCACGgtgctgggaggagggggctgctgcTTGACGTGCCCAGACAAGCCCACAGGCAGGAGAGGCTATTCGAGGGCCATTCCTGCTTTGGAGTAAAGACGCTGAGTCTTTCCTGTCCCATTTAGTGCCTCGTGGGAATTAATGGGGAATGGGAGCATTTGGGATAGCATTGGGAGGGTTGGTGTCTGTTCCCTCTGCCCcgtggcctcagtttctccctctgccCTGGGAGTGGAGTCTGTGGGCCTTGGGGCTGTAACACATGGAGCCTCCCGGAGCAGCACCCAGCACTGGGCAGGTGCTCAGGGGAGGGGGGTCCCCGGGGCCCTGGGTGGGTCCTTCGTACATTCACTCGAACTGAATGAGATCACCTGGGTTTTGGTGGACAGAAGCAGTTGGCTATCAGCACTCCTGTACATTTCAAGCAGAAATATTAACACTGGCCCTAGCAAGGATACACAGATATCATGGGCTGACCCCTCCAAAGTGGGCACACGGGATGGTGGTCAGAGGGGTGTGGAAATGTCCTGCTGGCCCATTGCAGCTTGGGGTCAGCCGCTGCTGTCCCACAGTTAGGAAGGCTTAGAGGAGAGGGATGCACCTCCATCAGTGCCCACCCCGTTGTCACAGATTGTCACAGACTTCCAGGGTGTCTGTGCGAGCATCTGAGCAGGCAGGGGGAGCACAGAGCACTCTGTTAAGCTCTTCCCCCCAGGCAAAGTTCTAAAAGCAGCTCCCCAGtccaggggctggggctgccctGCGTGGTCCCGGGGGGTCAGCCTGCACCTTCCCAGACTGCCCCGGCGAGCATTTGTGCCTCCCCTCACCTGCCCTCCTACGGCTACATTAACCCATAGTGACGTGTGTGTCTCAGCCCAGGACCCCGGGATCTCCCCAAGCCAGAGTCTGTGCGCAGAAAGCTCCAAAGGCCTCACCTCGGGCTCCCTGTCAGAGAGCGGAGTGGTGCCCGTTGAGGCTTGCTGCTTGGTGATCCTGGCTACGGAAAACAAGGTAGGAGCTGCCCCCGCCCCATCTCTTCCTTCTCTAACCTGTTCACTGTGACAGAGGCGCCTGGTCccgtggtggggggagggagggggctggcttcttgtttttctccttctgcCCTCCATGGTTGGGCTGGGCTAAGCTCCCACTCCCTGTGCTGCACCCTGGGTAAGAGCAGGGGTCCACGGATCCCTTGCAGCCCCATGGGCTGTGGTTTGGGCCCCATTCAGCCACCTGACAGGGACTAACTTTGGGCAAATCACTCAATGCCttcttgtttaatttctacatctGGAAAATAAATTACAGCAACAGCCCTGCCTTCAGCAGCTCCCAAGGCAGGTTTCTTGAGCTTGGCAGGGTGGACATCTCCAGCCGGGTCATTATCTGTGCCAGGGGCTGTCCTGGGCATTGCAGGGGGTTTGGTGGCATCCCTGGCCTCTTGCCCACGAGATGCTGGGAGCCCCTAGTTGTGAAAATCCAGAGAGTCTCCAGATGGTGCCAAATGTCTCCCCTGGGGACTGGGCCAGATTGCTCTGGTTGAGAACTTCTGCTTTGGAGTACAAAAAATAAGCAGCACCCTGTTCTAAATGCATTTCATATGTGTTAAAGTGTTGTCCCCACAGATGGCAATTCTGTTGTCATCTGTCCTTGCCCTCTCTCCACGAGGCAGGGATGGGTGTTGGGAGGAGACGGAGCTGAGGTTCAGGTTGATGGGAGGCTGAGTGGTCAAAGCGACAAGTGGGCAGGGGCCGGCAGCTCCCACACCCCCACCCAGTCCTTGCAGCCTGTGGGAGGCTTAGGCTGGGCCGGCTTTCGTCCCAGGCAGAGTCGGCTGGGGCAGTCGGCTGCATGTCCTTTGGGTCACCCCCCTCTTGGCAATAAAAGGCAGGGGAGCACTTAGCGCtggcatttgttcattcattcattcattcattcatccacccatcaGTTCATTAAGCAATGCTTACTTAGCAGCTGAGATATTCAAGGCACCCGAAGACACGGTCTCCTCCCTTCTCACTGGGGATCAGGCTGCTGACCGCAGTCACTGTTGTCCCCCCTTCCCAGGGAGCTGCAGAGGAACTGTGCTCTCTGCTCAGCCAGGTCTTCCAGACTGTCTACACCGAGTCCACCATTGACTTCCTGGACCGAGCCATCTTTGATGGGGCCTCGACCCCCACCCATCACCTGTCCCTGCACAGCGGTAGGTGAAGGGAGAGGCAGACGGTGCAGGGCGCCCTTCTGGGGGCAGGCGGGACTGGAGGCATCTGCCTGGCCTTGGGCTCAAGCTAAGTGGCCCTTTGTTTCTAGACCTCCTTATTCATCTTCATCTGTAGAGTTTGCTTAAGGCAGAAACATCCCCTCTCCTTCAGGGAGTTCTTTTGAGCAGAAAGTCTGGACAACATGTGGGCTTCTGGGCAAAACCTGGGGGGTCCTTGGACCCTTTTTCTGGAACCCCACGGGACTAAAGTCACTTCCCCAACTCAGAACAGGCAGGGTGAGAAGGCAGCGCCTGCAGATGGGCGTGTGGCAGGGTCGAGCAGGTTTATAGAAGGGGTCTGGGGACTCTCCCCTCAGTCCACCCAGATCTCACGGGCATGTTCCAGCACAGTCTTCAGACCACTTGGCACTGCTCAGGCTGCCCTAGGAGGCGTGGGGTGATGGGGCGGGAAGGCCCCCACCGAGGACCAGCACGCAGGAACCTCCTGCCCTCACAGAGGCTGCAGGGACCTGGCCACCCTACAAAATGCCTCCTCTATGCACAAGCTTCCCGTAGCTGTGCTTCTAAACACCGAGAGTGTCTGTTCCTCAAATACATGGTTTGTTGAGGGTTCATGACTTACTTAAAGCGGATGTGTAAAAAGAAAGCTATCGGAGACAATGCCAGTTGCTGCCTCCGATTTCTTCCTTCTcagcccctttccccttcccaaTAACTCTCGGATCTCAGCCAGTAGTAGAGCCCTAAGCCAGGAGGAGGAAGTGTCTGCCACGGACCCGGCCTCCATGGCCCACTCAGGGAACCTCCTGCCTGTATTGCTCCTGGGGCTAAAGAAAGCACTTTGCTGGGCACAGCCTGGTGCCCCGCCTGCGGCCCCGCCCATATCCCGAGGCCCCGCCCCCACAGCCGCACCCGGCCTACAAGCCGCCCAGGCACGTCTGCAGCTTGGCCCATGGCCCGCCTGCGTTCGCGGCCCCGCCCACACACTCCCACAGCTCCACCCATGGCCTGCCTGCCCTCGCGGCCCCGCCCATGTCCCGCGGCCCCGCCCACCCACGCCCACAGCTCCGCCCACCCACGCCCACAGCTCCGCCCGTGGTCTGCCTGCCCTCACGGCCCCGCCCATGTCCCGCGGCCCCGCCCACCCACGCCCACAGCTCCGCCCGTGGTCTGCCTGCCCTCACGGCCCCGCCCATGTCCCGCGGCCCCCGCCCACCCACGCCCACAGCTCCGCCCACCCACGCCCACAGCTCCGCCCGTGGTCTGCCTGCCCTCACGGCCCCGCCCATGTCCTGCGGCCCCGCCCACCCACGCCCACAGCTCCGCCCGTGGTCTGCCTGCCCTCACGGCCCCGCCCATGCCCCGCGGCCCCGCCCACCCACGCCCACAGCTCCGCCCGTGGCCTGCCTGCCCTCACGGCCCCGCCCATGCCCCGCGGCCCCGCCCACACACGCCCACAGCTCCGCCCGTGGTCTGCCTGCCCTCATGGCCCCGCGCACAGCCGCACAGCTGCCCCGTTTTCCCACTCTCAGCAGCCCTCAGCGACCCAGTGAGGTGGGGACAGTTTTATCCTCgttttaaagatggggaaacagGCGCGAAGATCAGTGACTTGTCCACAGTCACCCAGTAAGTAGCAGGTAGTTTTTCCTGAGCCTTATTTCAACATTCAGTTTCAACATGATTTCTCTGGGGCCATTGGGCATTTAAATTCCCAGGTTTACTAACAAGTACACACATTACCAGTGTACAGTACATGAGTTTTCAGAAGTGGGCCCTCCTAAGTGGGCACCCGCCCCAGTAGCAGCTTCTCCATGTGGTTGATTAATCATGAGCCTTCCACTAGGAGCGCCCCATTGGGATCCCCCTCAACTtgtccccaacacacacacagcaaaTTGGCTTATTTCTGTTCGGGACTACTGCTGCTGTAGTAAGTCACCAAAACGCCAGTGGCTTAAACAGCACCAGTTTACTCCCTTACAATTCTGTAGGTTAGAGTCCAATGCAGGTCTCACTGGGATGAAACTGAGAAGTCAGCAAGGCTGTTTCCTTCTGGAGGATCCACTTCCTTGCCCTCTCCAGCTTCttgaggctgcctgcattccttggctcctaGCCCCATCTTCCATCTCCAAAGCCACCATAGTTccatctctctctgactctggggCTCCCTCTTCCCTTTTAAGGACCCTTGCGTTTATGTCACATGTTCCGGGGATTGGGTCATGGACATTTTTGGGGACCAACCACCCCTTACTTTGTCCCCGTGTGCCAAATGTCCCTTTATTCTCCCCATCGTCTCCCTTCTGCTCTTACTGAAAGTCCTACACTTCACCCAGCACTCCCTGCCCCTGTCCTAGAACTCCTCTCTCTGCACATAGCTGTGCCCCAGCGTCCCCTTCCTCAAGGTCCAAGGGCACTTTATCTGTCATACAGATGACTTGGCATTTCCCAAGCAGTTCCGGAGGAACTCCCCATGCCAGACCCTTTGCTGGGGCCAAGACTCTCTGAAAGCCTGAGGTTCGTCCTGGCCAGGGACAGCTGTCCACCCATGCGTGGCACAGCTACGTCCAGTCTGGGATGTCACAGGGCCTGCCCTGATTGCTTCCTGCATGCCCCAGCTGAGTAGCCTGGGGCAGTTACCAACCTCCCAGACTCAGTTCCCCATCCGGGACTGGGAGCAGTGgcaatgccccccacccaccccgggGAAAGGGGACACTGCCGTGAAGCCCCTGAGGCCCTGCCTGGCAACACAAGTGCCCATCTGGGAGCCCTCTCCCACTGGGGTCCAAGCGCCAGCAGTGTTGGCCTCACTGCCCCAGGCACCAAGCCCAGTGTGCGCTTCCTGAGGCCCCTGGGGAGGCAGGTGCCAGGTGGTATGGGAGAGGCGCACCCTGAGACACCGGCACATGCTCCTGCCCAGCCGGCTCTGGGGGGAGTTCCCTGAGGCCCTCCAGGCCTGGGCACTCCTGGCAGCAGACCCCACACCCAGCGCTCAGGAGCACATGTGACTGCACTGGAGATGCCCTCGTGGGTGACCACAGGCCCCTTCCGTTTCCCCGTCTTCCTCACAGACGACTCTTCCACCAAAGTGGACATCAAGGAGCCCTACGAGGCTGAAGCCAGCACTTTGTGAGTAGCAGCACCCAGGCCCACTCTGGgtctgcccccagccctccccagcctCTGTAGTGCCCGGCACCCCCCACCACCATCCCCCACTCCATCAGGGGTCCCCCATCCGCACCGTGGCCTTGGCCTcgcccccaccccatcctacGCACATAGCCCCTCATTCTCAGCCTCCAGGACTGTGGCCCCTGCTGGCCTCTCCTGCCCATGCCCCCAGCGAGTGCCCCTGCAACAGGCAGATGGGATCCCACCCTTCCCCTGCTTGACACCCTGCTCTCACGGTCCAGTTAAAGTCCTCTTCGTGGCGTGCAGAGCCCCTGGGTTGTCACTCTGGCTGCACGTCCCTCACCATTATCGTGGCTTCAGGGCCAGCCTCTGTGCCTCCCCTTCCCTGGCAGCTCACAGCCAAGCCACTGCTTCTCGTGTGCTTCCCCCCTGTGCCCAGCACACACCCTCCTCCTAGAATTCTCCTGGGGCCCCGTCCAGGGGCTGATCCCCCCCGTCTTGCCACTGGGCATCGCCCTCCATTCTGAGGCCTCCCCGACTCCCTTTGGGGTGTGGCTTTCGGCTCACACCGGTCTGCTCTGCCCAAGGGCAGGGCCTGCTCCCGGCTGGCCCTCAGAgagccctccccacccctcctgcccTCTGCAGTTCCTTCCCCGACTCCTCGGGCACGGGGGCCATCTCGCCCCTGTCCTTCTGCATGCAGCCGTCGCCCACCACCAAGACGGCCAGCGAGGGCGAGCTCAGCGCCTCTGCCACGGAGCTGCTGCAGGACTACATGCTGACGGTAGGCGGCCCCACAGCAGCCCCGCGGAGGCCCTCGGAGGACACGGGGCAGCCTGGCCGGGCCGGGCCTCGTCGGCTAAAGCCACAGGCGGGAAGAGCCTGCCCAGTGGAAGTCGCCCAGAGTGACGCTGAGCACGTCTGACCCGCTGCCTCCATTGGGATGGGCAGTCGGGCCAGGGCGGGGGACGGAGGGAGCCACGTGAGGGGAAAGCTCtggagggggtgagggtgggaggaggggccatttcCACCTCGGTCACTTCGGCCAGCCTCGCCCTCTTGCTGCCGGCACAGTCAGTCTCCTTTGGGGGGCACATGCATTGGGAAAGGACAGGGTGGGGTTGGGGCCACGTAGACGGGGGAGAAGGGACCTGGGCGGGCCGTGACCTCCAGCACACTGCCTGCTTCCCCTTTCACCAGACTTTGCACTTTTCCCTTTCAAACCTCAGTCTTCTGATCGAATGGGTTTGTAGCCCCAGAGGATGCAGGTGTTGGCTCTGGGCTCTGAGACCACCCGGCTAGTAGGTGGTCAGCTCAGTGGTGGGGGAAGAAGCATCTCTGCCCCCTGTCAAGACCGCTGGCTCCTTCCTTTAGCTGACTTTGCTCAccattttctggatgccatggcTGACCCGTAAGGCAGAGCCAAGGGCTCTCCTCTCTCCTGCAGGGCCACGGGTGCTGTCGGATCAGGAGGGCGAGCTTCCTGTCAGGGTGGGGAAATCCCACACACCCAGGAGTTCAGCAGAGGAGCCTGGAGCTGCTCGCCTTATTGgggcagctggggaaactgaggcacctgGCCTCCATCTGGTGATCCCCCCACCTGGTGCTGTAACTGGACAGGGAtgagggctgggcagggctgcGGGGCCAGGGCTGCCACGGGAGCGTCACTGCGTCCCCCACAAACAGCCTGGTGCTGACTGTTGGCCAGCCCTGCCCTGGGGGTGCCTGGTCACCCCTGACCTCCAGGAATGCTGCTCTGACCGGTGGGGCACCGTTTAGTGGGGAGCTCCACTTGGTAGGGGCTCTGCCTGGAGGAGGATTCTACCTGGTGGGGGACCCCGCCTGATGGGGGGGCTCTGCCCAGTGGTGGGGGCTCCGCTTGGTGGGGGTGCTGCCTGGCGGGCTTGGCTGCACCCTCACCGGGCTCTCCCGGCAGCTGCGCACCAAGCTGTCGTCCCAGGAGATCCAGCAGTTCGCCACGCTGCTGCACGAGTACCGCACTGGCGCCTCCATCCACGAGTTCTGCATCAACCTGCGGCAGCTGTATGGGGACAGCCGCAAGTTCCTGCTGCTGGGTGAGCACTGGCTGGAGGCCCGCGGGGGCTGGGCCCGGAGCGGGGCGCGGTGCGGGCTGCCGTTAGCTAGTGGGAGGCTTAAAGCACGGCTGGGGGCTTGAAGCCAGCGCCCGGGGATCTCGGGGGGCTCTGCCGCGGTTCTTGCAGGGGACGGCAGGTCCTCCGTGGAAGCTGTGACACACCCAGACATTCCCTTCCTTGGGGCAGAGAGCTGAGTGGGCCACAGGGAGTGCCCGTGGGGTAGGGGCCACACGGCAGCCAGGACCTCCAGTGCTGGGGCTGGAGGGGCCGGGAAGGGCTCCTTGGAGGAGAGGGTCATGCTTGTGGCATGGATGGGACAGTAGGACAGTAGGCTCAGGAGCTGGGAGCTCAGAGCATGGTCTCGGGAGCAGGTGAATCAggagccaccccacccccccaccttgCCTGCAGCAGGCCGGGCATGGTGGGTTTATCAGCCTCACCTACCCTGCGGAGCCCAGAGGAGGGCATTGGCCACCTGCCCGCCTGGTGCTCCGGGCTCATGGCCATCGGAGGGGCCCGTGGGCTGCAGCCGGCCCTCTCGCTGTGGGTCAGTCACCCTGCCAGGGCCCGAGCCATGCCCTCTGACCCCCAGCTCAGGGACATGCCCTTTTTTGACTTAGGGAACCACACCCAGCTGCTTTCCGCCTTGTTTTGGGAACTGTAGCCCCTTTTGGAGGGGGCAGAATGGAGCCACGTGGCCATATGTTGCTCAGAGCCCTTGATCATCTCTGGGGCATcacctcccccacctcctggccctgtcacccttttttcttttcaaaacaccTGCCTTCTCCTAGGGAGTAGAAGCACAGGGGTGCAGCCTTCAGAGTCAGGGACCTTACCT
Proteins encoded in this region:
- the CCM2 gene encoding cerebral cavernous malformations 2 protein isoform X2, which codes for MEEGKKGKKPGIVSPFKRVFLKGEKGRDKKAHEKVTERRPLHTVVLALPDRVEPDVLLNDYIEKEVKYLGQLTSIPGYLNPSSRTEILHFIDNAKRAHQLPGQLTQEHDAVISLSAYNVKLAWRDGEDIILRVPVHDIAAVSYVRDDASHLVVLKTAQDPGISPSQSLCAESSKGLTSGSLSESGVVPVEACCLVILATENKGAAEELCSLLSQVFQTVYTESTIDFLDRAIFDGASTPTHHLSLHSDDSSTKVDIKEPYEAEASTFSFPDSSGTGAISPLSFCMQPSPTTKTASEGELSASATELLQDYMLTLRTKLSSQEIQQFATLLHEYRTGASIHEFCINLRQLYGDSRKFLLLGLRPFIPEKDSQHFENFLETIGVKDGRGIITDSFGRCRRAMSTASSSTTNGTRAAGSSDDQSAPSEGDEWDRMISDISNDIEALGCSMDQDSA
- the CCM2 gene encoding cerebral cavernous malformations 2 protein isoform X1, whose protein sequence is MHHSYRQTGRNQNSSKGTLPRVDFQTGCPMENEPGIVSPFKRVFLKGEKGRDKKAHEKVTERRPLHTVVLALPDRVEPDVLLNDYIEKEVKYLGQLTSIPGYLNPSSRTEILHFIDNAKRAHQLPGQLTQEHDAVISLSAYNVKLAWRDGEDIILRVPVHDIAAVSYVRDDASHLVVLKTAQDPGISPSQSLCAESSKGLTSGSLSESGVVPVEACCLVILATENKGAAEELCSLLSQVFQTVYTESTIDFLDRAIFDGASTPTHHLSLHSDDSSTKVDIKEPYEAEASTFSFPDSSGTGAISPLSFCMQPSPTTKTASEGELSASATELLQDYMLTLRTKLSSQEIQQFATLLHEYRTGASIHEFCINLRQLYGDSRKFLLLGLRPFIPEKDSQHFENFLETIGVKDGRGIITDSFGRCRRAMSTASSSTTNGTRAAGSSDDQSAPSEGDEWDRMISDISNDIEALGCSMDQDSA